A region of Vitis riparia cultivar Riparia Gloire de Montpellier isolate 1030 chromosome 12, EGFV_Vit.rip_1.0, whole genome shotgun sequence DNA encodes the following proteins:
- the LOC117925927 gene encoding uncharacterized protein LOC117925927 encodes MQLNYCQAWNLKEKAKERIHGVPQCSYKLLPWLCTRLIETNPGTIAEYRCSDDGHFMQLFVALSVSIHGFQLGCRPIISIDSSHMSGPYKGALFSASSYDADDGMFPLAYGLFSSENYEDWLWFLEKLKMVIGERDVIIIFDRHQGIIRSVSEVFGSENHAHCYRHIKENFSSFLTKLNTKGRKGKENALQMLDSIAYARLDCDYEVAMDTLRTLNHDLAKWVEENNPQHWAISKFKKMRWDKMTSNLAESFNSWLRHERHHKICVFFIEHMDNLGSLLVEHKNGLVKWNGCIGPKTEEKIALNIGKGENYITYLHLGSSMKVSNGKAFLEVDLMERTCTCKARQMSGIPCDHACAAIRRMGFDVSNYVDDWYKYNLQEKIYSGSMRTLVTHDMPMIDEDGTVRDALGHTYPFLNPPTTKRPPGRPRKR; translated from the coding sequence ATGCAATTGAATTATTGTCAAGCATGGAACTTGAAAGAGAAGGCTAAAGAACGAATTCATGGTGTGCCGCAATGTTCATATAAGTTGTTACCTTGGTTATGTACAAGGCTTATTGAAACAAATCCAGGGACGATTGCTGAATATAGATGTTCGGATGATGGTCATTTTATGCAATTGTTTGTTGCCCTTTCAGTGTCAATACATGGGTTTCAATTGGGATGTCGTCCTATTATATCAATAGATTCATCCCACATGAGTGGGCCATACAAGGGTGCTTTATTTTCAGCTTCTTCCTATGATGCTGACGATGGCATGTTTCCACTTGCTTATGGCTTATTTAGCTCTGAGAATTACGAGGATTGGCTTTGGTTTTTAGAGAAATTGAAGATGGTCATAGGTGAAAGAGAtgttataataatatttgataggCACCAAGGGATTATCCGTAGTGTTTCAGAGGTATTTGGTAGTGAAAACCATGCACATTGCTATCGTCACATTAAAGAAAACTTCAGTAGCTTTCTAACAAAGCTGAACACTAAAgggaggaaaggaaaggaaaatgctTTGCAAATGCTTGATTCTATCGCCTATGCTAGGTTAGATTGTGATTATGAGGTTGCAATGGATACTTTAAGGACATTGAATCATGATTTGGCGAAGtgggttgaagaaaataacCCTCAACATTGGGCAATCTCTAAATTTAAGAAGATGCGTTGGGATAAGATGACAAGTAATTTGGCcgagtctttcaattcttggttaagacATGAACGACACCATAAAATTTGTGTTTTCTTCATCGAGCATATGGATAATTTAGGATCTCTTTTAGTCGAGCATAAAAATGGACTTGTAAAATGGAATGGGTGTATTGGTCCTAAAACAGAAGAAAAGATTGCATTGAACATTGGAAAAGGTGAAAATTATATCACTTATTTACACTTGGGTAGTTCAATGAAAGTATCCAATGGAAAAGCATTCTTGGAAGTGGACTTAATGGAGCGAACTTGCACATGTAAAGCACGGCAAATGTCTGGAATCCCATGTGATCATGCTTGTGCAGCTATACGGCGAATGGGGTTTGATGTATCTAATTATGTTGATGACTGGTATAAGTACAATTTGCAAGAGAAGATATACTCTGGAAGCATGCGTACTTTGGTAACGCATGACATGCCAATGATTGATGAAGATGGAACCGTTCGTGATGCCTTGGGTCATACTTATCCCTTTCTTAATCCTCCAACCACAAAGCGACCTCCTGGAAGACCTAGGAAACGTTGA